The sequence GGAAATCCGTTCGGGCACCTTCGACACCATCATCGGCAAGGTCAAGCTGAAGGACGGGCTGCTCCAGGAGGTGTGGAGCGTCGGCCAGTGGCAGAGCGGCGAGTTCTACGCGCTCGCGCCCGCCTCGCTACCGGGCGCGCGTGCGCCGGTCGTGCCCAAGGCACAGTGGCAGTAAGACTGGCCGGCGGGCCTTGCGACGCGAGGCCTGCCCGCCGTCCGCTGTAGAGGACGTTTCATGCTGCTTGTCGACATCATCCTGCCGGGCCTCGTGCTCGGCGGCATGTACGCGCTGATCGCGCTGGGGCTGACGCTGCAATACGGCGTGGCGCGGATCATGAACCTCTCCTACGGGGAGTCGCTGGTCGCGGCCGCCTTTGGCGCGTTCTCGCTCTACAGCGGCCTTGGCCTGAGCCCGCTGGCGGCGCTGCTGCTGGCCGTCCCGATCGCGATGCTGCTGAACTGGCTGCTCTATCGCTTCCTGCTCGAACGGCTGATGCGGCGGGGCAAGGACCGCGGCGCGCAGGAGATCGACAGCATCCTCGTGACCTTCGGCGTGCTGTTCGTGATCCAGGGCGCCATGCTGGTCGCCTTCGGTGGCCAGTATTACAGCTATAGCTATCTCTCCATTCCGCTGACGATCATGGGCTCGACGCTTGCGGTCAACCGCCTGGTCGCGCTGCTGTTTGCGGCCGTGGTCGGCGGCGCCGTCTATGTCGCCCTCACCCGCACGCGGATCGGCACTGCAGTCCGCGCTATCGCAGTCGATGCCAACGCCGCGCGCCTTGTCGGGATCGACGTGGCCGCGCTCTCAGGATTCGCGTTTGCCTTCGGCGGCGGCCTCGTCGCCGTCGGCGGCGTGCTGGTCAGCATGTTCCTCACCTTCAACGCCGCGATGGGCGTGGTCTTCACCATGAAGGCGCTGGTCGTCGTCATCATGGGCGGCGTCGGCAACGTCCTGGGCGCGCTGGTGGCGGGGCTGCTGCTCGGCGTGGTCGAGACCGCGGTGGCGCGGCTGGTCGACCCCGGGCTGACGCTGGCTGCGACCTACGCGCTGTTTCTCGGCGTGCTCCTTATCAAACCCACCGGCCTGTTCGGGAGAGCAGCGTCGTGACCGGGCCGATGCGAGCATTGTTGTGGTGTGCCGCGCTTGCCCTGGCTGCGGCTGTTGTCACCTATCCGCTTTACGCCAACGGCTACTATCTCGCGCTCGGCATCAGCGTCCTCTATTTCACGATTCTTGCGACGGCGTGGGCGATGTTCTCGGGGCCGACCCGCTACATCTCGCTGGCGACGGTCGCGTTCTTCGGCCTCGGCGCTTACACCGCCGCAGTGCTGGGTGAGACCATGCCCTGGCCGGTCGTGCTGCTGGCCGCAGCCGGCGTAGGCGCCCTCACCGCCGCCATCACCGGACTTTCGACGCTGCGGCTGTCAGGCATCTATTTCGTGATCTTCTCCTTCGGGCTTGCCGAGCTGATCCGGCAGCTGGTGATCTGGTACGAGGTCAACATCCACAAATCGGTCGGCCGCTATCTCTTCAGCGCGGTGACGCAGGACATTCTCTACTGGCAGCTGCTGGGCCTGACCGCCATCGTCTTCCTGGTGGGCTGGCTGCTCGGGCGCTCGCGCTACGGGCTGGCCTTGCGCGCCATCGGTGCCGACGAGACCGCGGCCAGCCATTCCGGCATCGATGCGACGCGGATCAAGCTCGGCGTCTTCATCCTGAGCGCGACCTTCATGGCGATGACCGGCGCGGTGATGGCGCCGCGCTGGACCTATATCGATCCCGCGATCGCCTTCAACCCGACCATCTCGTTCCAGGTCGTGATCATGGCCCTGCTGGGCGGTGCCGGCTCGCTGTTCGGGCCCGTGCTCGGCGTCATTCCGCTGGTGCTGCTGTTCGAGGTGCTGACGGCGACGCTGCCCAACCATTTCAGCATCGTGCTCGGCATCATCTTCGTCCTCATCGTCATGGTGCTGCCGAACGGCGTTATCGGCCTGTTCGGGGCGGGCCGCTGGCGCGTTCCGGCAGGTCATCCCGCGGCCGCTTCCGTCCGCAAGACGGATGCAACGCTGCTCGCGGTCGACGGCGTCAGCAAATCGTTCAGCGGGCTGCGTGCCGTCGAGGACGTCAGCTTCACCGTCGCGCCGGGTGAGATCATCGGCATCATCGGCCCGAACGGCTCCGGCAAGACGACGCTGCTGAATACGCTGTCAGGCGCCTTGCGCCCCTCGTCGGGCACGATCCGCTTCAGTGGCACCGTCCTCAACGGCCTGCGCGCGTATCAGATCGCGCGCCTCGGCCTCGCGCGCACATTCCAGCTGGTACGGGTGATGCCGGACCTGACCGTCGCCGAGAACGTCGCAGCGGCGCGGCTGTTCTCCACGTCAAACGGTTCGGACGCAACGGCAGGCGAGCTGCTGGATCTGGTCGGGCTCGGCGCCATGCACGAAGCCCCCGCGAGCGAATTGACCTATATCGACCAGAAGCGGCTCGAGCTTGCCCGCGCGCTGGCGCTGCAGCCGCGCCTCGTGCTGCTCGACGAATGGCTGGCGGGCCTCAATCCGAGCGAGCTCGAGACCGGCATCGCCCTGATCGCGAAACTGCGCGAGCGCGGGCTCACCATCATCATGGTCGAGCATGTCATGGATGCGATCCGCGCGCTGTGCGGCCATTGCATCGTCATGAACGCCGGCAGCGTGATCGCGCGCGGCACGCCGGACGATGTCCTGGCCGATCCAAAGGTTGTCGCCGCCTATCTCGGAGGTGACGATGCTTGAGGTCGCCGCCCTCTCCCACTTCTATGGCAAGCACCAGGCGCTGGCCGACGTCGGGCTCGGCATCAAGCAAGGTGAGATCGTCGCAATCCTCGGCGCCAACGGCGCCGGCAAGTCCACCCTGCTCAAGAGCATCGCCGGCCTGGTCAGGCCTGCGCCGGGCGCGACCATCAGGTTCGAAGGACAGAGCATTGGCGAGCTGCCGGCACATTTGATCGTGGAGCGCGGCATCGCCCTAGTGCCTGAGGGACGCGGCGTCTTCGGCGATCTGACCGTTGCCGAGAATTTGCAGCTCGGCGCCTATCCCGCGCGCGCCCGCGCCGGCGAAGCGGACCGGCTCGCAAGGATCCTGCAGCTGTTCCCGCGCCTTGCCGAGCGCATGAGGCAGGCCGTCCGCACCATGAGCGGCGGCGAGCAGCAGATGGTGGCGATCGGCCGGGCGCTGATGTCGAACCCGCTGCTGCTCCTGCTCGATGAGCCCTCGCTCGGCCTGTCGCCCCTCCTCAGCCGCGAGGTGTTTCGCGCGCTGGCGCAGATCCGCGCCGGAGGCCTCAGCGTGCTGCTGGTCGAGCAGAATGCACGCGCCAGCCTCGACATCGCCGACCGCGTCTACCTGATCGAATCCGGCCGCAACGCCGGCAGCGGACCAGCCGTCGCGATGAAGAACGATCCCGAGATCCAGCGTGCCTATCTCGGCACGGCGCGCGCCGCATCGCCCCCACATTGATCACCCAGAACCCCATGGAGAGCGCCATGAATGCAATCGACCTTCTCATCGGCGGCAAGGACCAGACGGCCAGCAACCAGCGGACCTTCCAACGCTGCAATCCGATCTCCGGTGAGGTCGCGACCATCGTGGCCGCCGCCTCGATCGACGATGCGATGCGCGCCGCCGATGCAGCGGCTGCCGCCTTTCCGGCCTGGTCGCAGCTCGGCCCCTCCGAGCGCCGCAAGCGGCTCAGCGCGGCCGCTGACATCCTCGCGCGCCGTGCGGCGGAGTTCACCGCGCTGATGGTCGCTGAGACCGGCGCCACCGCGGGCTGGGCCGGATTCAACGTGCATCTCGCCGAAGGCATGCTGCGCGAGGCCGCCGCCATGACGACGCAGATCTCGGGCGAGGTCATCCCGTCTGACAAGCCCGACAATCTCGCGATGGCCTTCCGCCAGCCGGTCGGCGTCGTGCTCGGAATTGCGCCGTGGAATGCGCCTGTCATTCTCGGCGTGCGGTCGGTGGCGATGCCGCTTGCCT is a genomic window of Bradyrhizobium sp. CB1717 containing:
- a CDS encoding branched-chain amino acid ABC transporter permease, with the translated sequence MLLVDIILPGLVLGGMYALIALGLTLQYGVARIMNLSYGESLVAAAFGAFSLYSGLGLSPLAALLLAVPIAMLLNWLLYRFLLERLMRRGKDRGAQEIDSILVTFGVLFVIQGAMLVAFGGQYYSYSYLSIPLTIMGSTLAVNRLVALLFAAVVGGAVYVALTRTRIGTAVRAIAVDANAARLVGIDVAALSGFAFAFGGGLVAVGGVLVSMFLTFNAAMGVVFTMKALVVVIMGGVGNVLGALVAGLLLGVVETAVARLVDPGLTLAATYALFLGVLLIKPTGLFGRAAS
- a CDS encoding branched-chain amino acid ABC transporter ATP-binding protein/permease, which codes for MTGPMRALLWCAALALAAAVVTYPLYANGYYLALGISVLYFTILATAWAMFSGPTRYISLATVAFFGLGAYTAAVLGETMPWPVVLLAAAGVGALTAAITGLSTLRLSGIYFVIFSFGLAELIRQLVIWYEVNIHKSVGRYLFSAVTQDILYWQLLGLTAIVFLVGWLLGRSRYGLALRAIGADETAASHSGIDATRIKLGVFILSATFMAMTGAVMAPRWTYIDPAIAFNPTISFQVVIMALLGGAGSLFGPVLGVIPLVLLFEVLTATLPNHFSIVLGIIFVLIVMVLPNGVIGLFGAGRWRVPAGHPAAASVRKTDATLLAVDGVSKSFSGLRAVEDVSFTVAPGEIIGIIGPNGSGKTTLLNTLSGALRPSSGTIRFSGTVLNGLRAYQIARLGLARTFQLVRVMPDLTVAENVAAARLFSTSNGSDATAGELLDLVGLGAMHEAPASELTYIDQKRLELARALALQPRLVLLDEWLAGLNPSELETGIALIAKLRERGLTIIMVEHVMDAIRALCGHCIVMNAGSVIARGTPDDVLADPKVVAAYLGGDDA
- a CDS encoding ABC transporter ATP-binding protein, which encodes MLEVAALSHFYGKHQALADVGLGIKQGEIVAILGANGAGKSTLLKSIAGLVRPAPGATIRFEGQSIGELPAHLIVERGIALVPEGRGVFGDLTVAENLQLGAYPARARAGEADRLARILQLFPRLAERMRQAVRTMSGGEQQMVAIGRALMSNPLLLLLDEPSLGLSPLLSREVFRALAQIRAGGLSVLLVEQNARASLDIADRVYLIESGRNAGSGPAVAMKNDPEIQRAYLGTARAASPPH